From Armatimonadota bacterium, the proteins below share one genomic window:
- a CDS encoding DUF444 family protein, translating into MRIHRGRIAQYKHDQLLREYLKQHLHELIQQKELIVDGKVKTPITTLDLPRLKYGEDSPVLARGSGQGGRGGGAGGGGAAGGDDEIQVLGGLLGGDHHGREVRVELDFDEFVRLAQEVLLEEIQLPVFHEPSRSGEVRADALPELDDLDRIGLRPDLNLEETMLHALLRNIRERGRAEFDVELAQDGWYFVEDPAAYENHRSVEVYVLDISGSMRGEYLALVRKTIFVLWYYLERRYPTNLRRYVVFQDVAEEKTRDEFFCVESSGGTHISSGFEKAMELLQGVTEHDRFLFLFTDGETSSGDFDLAKRRFEEALGRFDLVCYGHVNPGGRGVGGFSEFVQDASRRLPRVVFANLTDAEAIRSTLGQFLTCLRRERPGGQPWTPTAPSSSA; encoded by the coding sequence GTGAGGATTCACCGGGGGCGCATCGCCCAGTACAAGCACGACCAGCTGCTGCGGGAGTACCTCAAGCAGCACCTCCACGAGCTCATCCAGCAGAAGGAACTCATCGTGGACGGCAAGGTCAAGACCCCCATCACCACCCTGGACCTGCCGCGGCTCAAGTACGGGGAGGACTCCCCGGTGCTGGCCCGCGGCTCGGGCCAGGGCGGGCGGGGCGGCGGCGCCGGCGGAGGCGGCGCGGCGGGAGGGGACGACGAGATCCAGGTCCTGGGGGGCCTGCTGGGGGGCGACCACCACGGGCGCGAGGTGCGGGTGGAGCTGGACTTCGACGAGTTCGTCCGCCTGGCCCAGGAAGTCCTGCTGGAGGAGATCCAGCTGCCGGTGTTCCACGAGCCGTCCCGCTCGGGCGAGGTGCGCGCCGACGCCCTGCCGGAGCTGGACGACCTGGACCGGATCGGCCTGCGGCCCGACCTGAACCTGGAGGAGACCATGCTCCACGCGCTGCTGCGCAACATCCGGGAGCGGGGGCGGGCGGAGTTCGATGTGGAGCTGGCCCAGGACGGGTGGTACTTCGTGGAGGACCCCGCCGCCTACGAGAACCACCGGTCGGTGGAGGTGTACGTGCTGGACATCTCGGGCTCGATGCGCGGCGAGTACCTGGCTCTGGTGCGCAAGACCATCTTCGTCCTGTGGTACTATCTGGAGCGCCGCTATCCGACCAACCTGCGGCGGTATGTGGTGTTCCAGGACGTGGCCGAGGAGAAGACCCGGGACGAGTTCTTCTGCGTCGAGAGCAGCGGCGGGACCCACATCTCCTCCGGGTTCGAGAAGGCCATGGAGCTGCTGCAGGGGGTGACGGAGCACGATCGGTTCCTGTTCCTGTTCACCGACGGCGAGACCAGCAGCGGCGACTTCGACCTGGCCAAACGCCGGTTCGAGGAGGCCCTGGGCCGATTCGACCTGGTGTGCTACGGGCACGTGAACCCCGGAGGGCGGGGGGTAGGCGGGTTCTCCGAGTTCGTCCAGGATGCGTCGCGCCGCCTCCCGCGGGTGGTGTTCGCCAACCTGACCGACGCCGAGGCCATCCGCTCCACCCTCGGGCAGTTCCTCACCTGCCTGCGCCGGGAGCGGCCGGGAGGCCAGCCGTGGACGCCTACCGCGCCATCATCGAGCGCATAG
- a CDS encoding metal-dependent transcriptional regulator produces the protein MLTQAVQDYLKAIYKMRRDGEVTTCDLARRLRVAPASATLMVKKLARLGLVEHTPYRGVRLTPGGERAALEVIRHHRLLELLLARLGVALDRVDAEAERLEHAISEELEEHIARSLGEPTHDPHGDPIPTREGALRDEHHPLLADLAAGRRGVVARVSDRDPAILRSLAQQGLLPGAAVRVEKVDADGWVEVRVGRARARVGPEQARAVYVMAAPPRPAVPAGS, from the coding sequence ATGCTGACCCAGGCGGTGCAGGACTACCTCAAGGCCATCTACAAGATGCGCCGGGACGGCGAGGTGACGACCTGCGATCTCGCCCGCCGGCTGCGGGTGGCCCCCGCGTCGGCGACCCTCATGGTCAAGAAGCTGGCCCGCCTGGGGCTGGTGGAGCACACCCCGTATCGGGGTGTGCGCCTCACTCCGGGAGGCGAGCGGGCGGCGCTGGAGGTGATCCGCCACCACCGGCTGCTGGAACTGCTGCTGGCGCGGCTCGGGGTGGCGCTGGACCGGGTGGACGCGGAGGCCGAGCGGTTGGAGCACGCGATCTCCGAGGAACTCGAAGAGCACATCGCGCGGTCCCTGGGCGAGCCCACCCACGATCCCCACGGCGACCCGATCCCGACCCGCGAGGGCGCGCTGCGCGACGAGCACCACCCGCTGCTGGCCGATCTGGCCGCGGGGCGGCGGGGCGTGGTGGCGCGCGTCAGCGACCGCGACCCGGCGATCCTGCGGTCGCTGGCCCAGCAGGGGCTGCTGCCCGGAGCGGCGGTGCGGGTGGAGAAGGTGGACGCCGACGGGTGGGTGGAGGTGCGCGTCGGCCGCGCCCGCGCCCGGGTGGGTCCGGAGCAGGCCCGCGCTGTCTACGTGATGGCGGCGCCGCCCCGACCCGCGGTCCCCGCCGGGTCCTGA
- a CDS encoding ZIP family metal transporter: MATSEDRPPEPAAGGRALRRWAWGILPLVLLAVLVGVFLRVGVRGVFQTAVPPVEELAIERVVLRPGTIVIHLVNSGPQPVTVSQALVDEAYWQFTISPDATIPRLGRATVTLAYPWVEGESHRLRVLSSTGVVFERTIEVATPTPTPDARYLTTFTLLGTYVGVVPVALGLLWLPFLRELPERWMGFFLSLTAGLLLFLGADAVAEALDLAASVPSAFQGVGLVLLGVVGAAVILAAVGRRVAGEGLSRRLALATFVALGIGLHNLGEGLAIGAAYGAGKVALGTFLILGFAVHNTTEGLAIVAPVSRDPLRLRTLAWWGALAGAPTIAGAWVGGLAYSPVLGTLFLAVGAGAIFQVVYEIIRLMGGGRASAGYQVAGFVAGLLVMYLTGLLVAV, translated from the coding sequence ATGGCGACGTCTGAGGACCGCCCCCCGGAGCCGGCGGCCGGAGGGCGGGCGCTGCGGCGGTGGGCGTGGGGCATCCTGCCCCTGGTCCTGCTGGCCGTCCTGGTGGGGGTGTTCCTGCGGGTGGGCGTGCGGGGGGTGTTTCAGACCGCCGTGCCGCCGGTGGAGGAGTTGGCCATCGAGCGAGTGGTCCTGCGGCCGGGGACCATCGTGATCCACCTGGTCAACAGCGGCCCCCAGCCTGTCACCGTCAGCCAGGCCCTGGTGGACGAGGCCTACTGGCAGTTCACCATCTCGCCGGATGCCACCATCCCGCGGCTGGGGCGCGCCACCGTCACCCTCGCCTATCCGTGGGTGGAGGGCGAGAGTCACCGCCTGCGGGTGCTGAGCTCCACGGGCGTGGTCTTCGAGCGCACCATCGAGGTCGCCACCCCCACCCCCACGCCCGACGCCCGCTACCTGACCACCTTCACCCTCCTGGGGACCTACGTGGGGGTGGTCCCGGTGGCCCTGGGGCTGCTGTGGCTGCCGTTTCTGCGGGAACTGCCCGAGCGCTGGATGGGGTTCTTCCTGAGCCTGACCGCCGGATTGCTGCTGTTCCTGGGCGCGGACGCCGTCGCCGAAGCCCTGGACCTGGCCGCGTCCGTGCCGTCCGCCTTCCAGGGCGTCGGGCTGGTCCTGCTGGGGGTGGTGGGGGCGGCGGTGATCCTGGCGGCGGTGGGGCGGCGGGTGGCGGGGGAGGGGCTCTCCCGTCGGCTGGCCCTGGCCACCTTCGTCGCCCTGGGAATCGGCCTGCACAACCTGGGCGAGGGGCTGGCGATCGGCGCGGCGTACGGCGCCGGCAAGGTCGCGCTGGGCACGTTTCTGATCCTGGGGTTCGCCGTCCACAACACCACCGAGGGGCTGGCCATCGTGGCCCCGGTCTCCCGGGATCCCCTGCGCCTGCGCACCCTCGCGTGGTGGGGCGCCCTGGCCGGAGCCCCCACCATCGCGGGGGCGTGGGTGGGCGGCCTGGCCTACTCGCCGGTCCTGGGCACCCTGTTCCTGGCCGTGGGAGCGGGCGCCATCTTCCAGGTGGTGTATGAGATCATCCGGCTGATGGGCGGCGGGCGCGCGTCCGCCGGCTACCAGGTCGCCGGGTTCGTCGCCGGCCTGCTCGTCATGTACCTCACGGGCCTGCTGGTGGCGGTGTGA
- a CDS encoding multicopper oxidase domain-containing protein, translating into MQALVNLLARRPRRRSGGPDPGRRNLLRAGLGALGGMAAASLAPALRAVAAPGSEGHSLGHPHANLTVGEVNLRRVGFDPLAFLTTWDRGVVRRLPDGRVLREFKIVAYDREIEIAPGLLFPAWTFNGTVPGPTLRATEGDRVRVHFINAGTHPHTMHFHGIHTAEMDGVPGVGPGEIRPGGSFTYEFDAIPFGLHLYHCHALPLKRHIHKGLYGVFIVDPRQGRPPARELVMVMNAFDTNFDGENEVYAANTVAFYYARHPIRVRRGELVRIYLVNMTEFDPINSIHIHGNFFHVYRTGTSLTTAEYTDTIMLCQAERAILELRFPYPGRYMFHAHQSEFTELGWMGMFEVTDGDV; encoded by the coding sequence ATGCAGGCCCTGGTCAATCTTCTGGCTCGACGCCCCCGGCGCCGTTCCGGCGGGCCCGACCCCGGACGGCGGAACCTGTTGCGGGCGGGGCTGGGCGCCCTGGGCGGGATGGCAGCAGCCTCCCTGGCCCCGGCGCTGCGGGCGGTGGCCGCGCCGGGCTCGGAGGGACATTCCCTCGGACACCCCCACGCCAACCTGACGGTGGGAGAGGTGAACCTCCGTCGGGTAGGCTTTGACCCGTTGGCGTTCCTCACCACCTGGGACCGGGGCGTCGTCCGGCGCCTGCCCGACGGTCGGGTCCTGCGGGAGTTCAAGATCGTCGCCTACGACCGCGAGATCGAGATCGCCCCGGGGCTGCTGTTCCCCGCCTGGACGTTCAACGGCACCGTGCCCGGCCCCACCCTGCGCGCCACCGAGGGGGACCGGGTGCGGGTGCACTTCATCAACGCCGGCACCCACCCCCACACCATGCACTTCCACGGCATTCACACCGCCGAGATGGACGGGGTGCCCGGCGTCGGGCCGGGGGAGATCCGCCCCGGCGGCTCCTTCACCTACGAGTTCGACGCCATCCCCTTCGGCCTGCACCTGTACCACTGCCACGCCCTGCCGCTGAAGCGCCACATCCACAAAGGGCTGTACGGCGTGTTCATCGTGGACCCCCGGCAGGGGCGGCCTCCGGCCCGGGAGCTGGTCATGGTGATGAATGCCTTTGACACCAACTTCGACGGCGAGAACGAGGTGTACGCCGCCAACACGGTGGCCTTCTACTACGCCCGTCACCCGATCCGGGTGCGCCGCGGCGAGCTGGTCCGCATCTACCTGGTGAACATGACCGAGTTCGACCCCATCAACTCCATCCACATCCACGGCAACTTCTTCCACGTGTACCGGACGGGCACGTCGCTGACCACCGCCGAGTACACCGACACCATCATGCTCTGCCAGGCCGAGCGGGCCATCCTGGAACTGCGCTTTCCCTACCCCGGCCGGTACATGTTCCACGCCCACCAGAGCGAGTTCACCGAGCTGGGGTGGATGGGGATGTTCGAGGTGACCGATGGCGACGTCTGA
- a CDS encoding cation diffusion facilitator family transporter → MVDSTPMAASDPRQALRVPKVRAAVVAAAASVGILAFKGAAYLLTGSVAILSDAAESVVNVVAANVALVSLVVAVRPPDAGHQYGHGKAEYISGATEGVLICAAGAWIVVTAVRRLLHPVPLQWLDAGAAIVGVATAANYLVARFLLRISREAGSMALEADARHLQADVLTSLAVLAGLGLVWLTGRQWLDPVVGGAVGLHVLRMGAAVTRQAVGGLMDSSLPPHEEEAIRQVLDAHREQIVDYHALRARRVGSDRFIDLHLVLHRSMSVGQAHALCDHLEEHIREVLPGTDITIHVEPCAPACSRCAPQAGLTGVPRPV, encoded by the coding sequence GTGGTAGACTCGACCCCGATGGCGGCATCCGATCCCCGGCAGGCCCTGCGGGTCCCCAAGGTGCGGGCCGCGGTGGTGGCGGCGGCCGCCAGCGTGGGCATCCTCGCCTTCAAGGGCGCCGCCTACCTGCTCACCGGGTCGGTGGCCATCCTGTCGGACGCCGCCGAGTCCGTGGTGAACGTGGTGGCCGCCAACGTGGCCCTGGTCAGCCTCGTGGTGGCGGTGCGGCCGCCCGACGCCGGCCACCAGTACGGCCACGGGAAGGCCGAGTACATCAGCGGGGCCACCGAGGGCGTGCTCATCTGTGCCGCGGGGGCGTGGATCGTCGTGACCGCCGTGCGCCGGCTGCTTCACCCCGTGCCGCTGCAGTGGCTGGATGCGGGCGCCGCCATCGTGGGGGTGGCCACGGCGGCCAACTACCTGGTGGCCCGCTTCCTGCTGCGCATCTCCCGGGAGGCGGGCTCCATGGCGCTCGAAGCCGACGCCCGCCACCTCCAGGCCGACGTGCTCACCTCGCTGGCGGTGCTGGCAGGGCTGGGTCTGGTGTGGCTGACCGGGCGCCAGTGGTTGGACCCGGTGGTGGGCGGCGCGGTGGGCCTGCACGTGCTGCGCATGGGCGCGGCGGTGACGCGCCAGGCCGTGGGCGGGCTGATGGACAGCAGTCTGCCTCCCCACGAAGAGGAAGCGATCCGCCAGGTCTTGGACGCCCACCGGGAGCAGATCGTGGACTACCACGCGCTGCGGGCCCGCCGGGTCGGCTCCGACCGGTTCATCGACCTGCACCTGGTCCTGCACCGGAGCATGTCCGTGGGCCAGGCCCACGCCCTGTGTGACCACCTGGAAGAGCACATCCGCGAGGTCCTGCCCGGCACCGACATCACCATCCACGTGGAGCCCTGCGCGCCGGCCTGCTCCCGCTGCGCCCCGCAGGCGGGCTTGACAGGCGTCCCCAGGCCGGTATGA
- a CDS encoding penicillin acylase family protein, producing MRRLVAALVILLLVALVAAAAAGVYTVRRAFPQDRGTLRVPGLRAPVEVVRDRWGIPHITAENAHDLFFAQGYVHAQDRLWQMELHRRTASGRLSELFGAVTLDTDRFLRTVGLRRAAQDELAIQDPETAAALDAYARGVNAFVETHRGRLPLEFALLRTAPEPWTPVDSLAFAKLMAWVLGGNWQAELLRAHLIARFGEDGARTLMPPYQADMPLIVPPDAVGAYRALDPAAVARLLAAAAVVPAVGSNNWAVAPSRTATGAPLLANDPHLEIAMPSVWYEMHLTGGGFNVVGATFPGVPGVVIGHNEEIAWGVTNAGPDVQDLYLERLDPSDPSRYLFRDAWEPVRVVREEIRVRGRPQPEVLLVRITRHGPLLNSVVEGLGAFVALRWMALQPGRIAGSVLRLDRARTWEEFRDALRWWSEPAQNFVYADRGGTIGYQLPGRIPVRARGRGMVPVPGWTGEYEWTGQIPFDRLPFVRNPARGYIVTANNRIVPETYPYFLAAEWDPGFRARRIEDLLAASGRATVDQMASIQQDVLSLPGQQTVRALRDVQVSDERARALLAELRRWDGALRPDSRAAAVYEAFRVSLLPVLFEDLLGRDLYRRYLDHADAWQVALLNLLAQPRSPWWGPAGRDAAIEQALLRAHDLLVSRLGPDAGRWTWGRLHRTVFVHPLGRVRALAWIFNAAAPPVGGDAFTVNNAGFDLSTFDQVVVASYRQVLDLADWDRSIAVHTTGQSGLPFHRHYRDFIPLWAAGRYHPLAFSPARIRQEEAARLRLVP from the coding sequence ATGCGACGCCTGGTCGCGGCCCTCGTGATCCTCCTGCTGGTGGCGCTGGTGGCTGCCGCCGCCGCGGGCGTCTACACTGTCCGCCGGGCCTTCCCCCAGGACCGCGGAACCCTCCGGGTCCCAGGGCTGCGCGCGCCGGTGGAGGTGGTGCGGGACCGCTGGGGCATCCCTCACATCACCGCCGAGAACGCCCACGATCTGTTCTTCGCCCAGGGCTACGTGCACGCCCAGGACCGGCTGTGGCAGATGGAACTGCATCGCCGCACCGCGTCCGGGCGCCTGTCGGAGCTGTTCGGGGCCGTCACCCTCGATACCGACCGCTTCCTGCGCACCGTGGGCCTGCGCCGGGCCGCCCAGGACGAGCTGGCCATCCAGGACCCCGAGACCGCCGCGGCGCTGGACGCCTACGCCCGGGGGGTCAACGCGTTCGTGGAAACCCACCGCGGCCGGCTGCCGCTCGAGTTCGCCCTCCTGCGGACCGCCCCGGAGCCGTGGACGCCGGTGGACAGCCTGGCCTTCGCCAAGCTGATGGCCTGGGTCCTGGGAGGCAACTGGCAGGCCGAACTGCTGCGCGCCCACCTGATCGCCCGCTTCGGGGAGGACGGGGCCCGGACCCTGATGCCGCCTTACCAGGCCGACATGCCCCTCATCGTCCCTCCCGACGCCGTGGGCGCCTACCGTGCGCTGGACCCCGCCGCGGTGGCGAGGCTGCTGGCGGCGGCCGCGGTCGTGCCGGCGGTGGGCAGCAACAACTGGGCCGTGGCCCCCTCCCGCACCGCTACGGGAGCACCGCTGCTGGCCAACGATCCCCACCTGGAGATCGCCATGCCCTCGGTGTGGTATGAGATGCACCTGACCGGGGGCGGGTTCAACGTCGTCGGGGCCACCTTCCCGGGCGTGCCGGGGGTCGTCATCGGCCACAACGAAGAGATCGCCTGGGGGGTCACCAACGCCGGGCCGGACGTGCAGGACCTCTACCTGGAGCGGCTGGATCCCTCCGACCCGTCCCGCTACCTGTTCCGGGACGCCTGGGAGCCGGTGCGGGTGGTGCGGGAGGAGATCCGGGTGCGGGGGCGGCCGCAGCCGGAGGTCCTGCTGGTGCGGATCACGCGCCACGGGCCGCTGCTGAACTCGGTGGTGGAGGGGCTGGGCGCGTTCGTGGCCCTGCGGTGGATGGCGCTCCAGCCGGGGCGCATCGCGGGATCGGTGCTGCGGCTGGACCGCGCCCGCACCTGGGAGGAGTTCCGCGACGCGCTGCGGTGGTGGTCGGAACCCGCCCAGAACTTCGTCTACGCCGACCGCGGAGGCACCATCGGCTACCAGCTGCCCGGGCGCATCCCGGTGCGCGCCCGCGGGCGGGGCATGGTCCCAGTGCCCGGGTGGACTGGCGAGTACGAATGGACCGGCCAGATCCCCTTCGACCGCCTGCCTTTCGTGCGCAACCCGGCGCGGGGCTACATCGTCACCGCCAACAACCGCATCGTCCCCGAGACCTACCCGTACTTCCTGGCCGCCGAGTGGGATCCGGGCTTCAGGGCCCGGCGCATCGAGGACCTGCTGGCCGCCTCCGGGCGGGCCACGGTGGACCAGATGGCGTCCATCCAGCAGGACGTCCTCTCCCTGCCGGGCCAGCAGACGGTCCGGGCCCTGCGGGACGTCCAGGTGTCCGACGAGCGGGCGCGGGCGCTGCTGGCCGAGCTGCGGCGGTGGGATGGGGCACTCCGCCCCGACAGCCGCGCGGCGGCCGTCTACGAGGCCTTCCGGGTCTCCCTGCTGCCGGTGCTCTTCGAGGACCTGCTGGGCCGCGACCTGTACCGCCGCTACCTGGACCACGCCGACGCCTGGCAGGTGGCCCTGCTGAACCTGCTGGCGCAGCCGCGCTCGCCCTGGTGGGGGCCCGCCGGCCGGGACGCGGCCATCGAGCAGGCCCTGCTCCGCGCCCACGACCTGCTGGTCAGCCGCCTGGGGCCCGACGCCGGCCGGTGGACCTGGGGGCGGCTTCACCGCACCGTCTTCGTGCACCCCCTGGGACGGGTGCGGGCCCTGGCGTGGATCTTCAACGCCGCCGCGCCCCCGGTGGGAGGCGACGCCTTCACCGTCAACAACGCCGGCTTCGACCTGTCCACCTTCGACCAGGTGGTGGTGGCCTCATACCGGCAGGTGCTGGACCTGGCCGACTGGGACCGCTCCATCGCGGTCCACACCACCGGCCAGAGCGGGCTGCCGTTTCACCGGCACTACCGGGATTTCATCCCCCTGTGGGCGGCCGGCCGCTACCACCCGCTGGCGTTCTCCCCGGCGCGCATCCGCCAGGAGGAGGCCGCCCGGCTGCGCCTGGTCCCCTGA
- a CDS encoding 3-hydroxyacyl-CoA dehydrogenase/enoyl-CoA hydratase family protein, producing MSARLRRAAVLGAGVMGSAIAAHLANAGVPVLLLDIVPPDLTDDERRQGLTLQDAPVRNRLAAAGLQRALQAQPPAFFTPARARLVEVGNLEDHLARIAEADWVIEAVVEDLAVKQQLLERVEAHWKPGTVVSTNTSGLPVHQIAAGRSPAFRRHFLGTHFFNPPRYLKLLEVIPLADTDPEVVARVSAWGERILGKGVVYAHDRPNFIANRIGTYGFLLTVRLMLELGLTVEEVDELTGPVLGRPRSATFRTTDLVGLDTAVAVAHNAYRNLTDDDERDVFQVPDLLQEMVRRRWLGEKTGGGFYRRVDGEIQALDWTTMEYRPRRRATLPVVETARLIEDPARRLRTLLADTGRAGQFLWRLVSGVLVYAAKRVPEVAPDVVNVDRAMRWGFAWEHGPFETWDLLGVDETVRRLEADGRPIPALVRAVLEADGRFYRRRNGVSEYFDASAGAYRPVPEPPGLIVLARTREQGRVVDSTPGASLIDLGDGIACLEFHSKLNTIGEDTLRMLFRALDEVDRRFEGLVIGNQGRDFSAGANLMLLLLLAQEGNWEDLELAVRQFQRATRALRYSPRPVVAAPFGRTLAGGCEVCLPCARVQAAAETYMGLVETGVGLIPAGGGTTEMVRRTMARLPDDVRADPLPLLRWAFETVARARVSTSAEEARQLGFLRECDGITMNADHLLADAKEVCLTLARTGYRPPLPQPIRVAGEAGLAALEAGLYLMRSGGHITEYDEVVGRRLAFVMCGGRVPAGTEVSEEYLLDLEREAFLSLLGQPKTQERIRHMLETGRPLRN from the coding sequence GTGAGCGCACGGCTCCGACGGGCCGCGGTGCTGGGCGCCGGCGTGATGGGCAGCGCCATCGCCGCCCACCTGGCCAATGCCGGCGTGCCGGTCCTGCTGCTGGACATCGTCCCCCCCGACCTCACCGACGACGAGCGCCGGCAGGGGCTGACCCTGCAGGACGCGCCGGTCCGCAACCGTCTGGCCGCCGCCGGGCTGCAGCGTGCCCTGCAAGCCCAGCCGCCGGCGTTCTTCACCCCCGCCCGCGCCCGGCTGGTGGAGGTGGGCAACCTGGAAGACCACCTCGCCCGCATCGCCGAGGCCGACTGGGTCATCGAGGCGGTGGTGGAGGACCTGGCGGTCAAGCAGCAGCTGCTGGAGAGGGTGGAAGCGCACTGGAAGCCCGGCACGGTGGTGAGCACCAACACCAGCGGGCTGCCGGTGCACCAGATCGCCGCCGGCCGCTCGCCGGCGTTCCGCCGCCACTTCCTGGGCACGCACTTCTTCAACCCGCCCCGCTACCTCAAGTTGCTGGAGGTCATCCCTCTCGCCGATACCGACCCCGAGGTGGTGGCCCGGGTCAGCGCGTGGGGCGAGCGGATCCTGGGCAAGGGAGTCGTCTACGCCCACGACCGCCCCAACTTCATCGCCAACCGCATCGGGACATACGGGTTCCTGCTGACGGTGCGGCTGATGCTGGAGCTGGGGCTCACCGTGGAAGAGGTGGACGAGCTCACCGGTCCGGTTCTGGGACGCCCGCGCAGCGCCACATTCCGCACCACGGACCTGGTGGGCCTGGACACGGCGGTGGCGGTGGCCCACAACGCCTATCGCAACCTCACCGACGACGACGAGCGGGACGTCTTCCAGGTCCCCGACCTGCTCCAGGAGATGGTGCGCCGGCGGTGGCTGGGCGAGAAGACCGGCGGCGGGTTTTACCGGCGCGTGGACGGGGAGATCCAGGCGCTGGACTGGACCACCATGGAGTACCGGCCCCGCCGCCGGGCGACGCTCCCGGTGGTGGAGACCGCCCGGCTCATCGAGGACCCCGCCCGCCGCCTGCGCACCCTCCTGGCGGACACGGGCAGGGCCGGCCAGTTCCTGTGGCGCCTGGTCAGCGGCGTCCTGGTGTACGCGGCCAAGCGGGTGCCCGAGGTGGCCCCCGACGTGGTCAACGTGGATCGGGCGATGCGCTGGGGATTTGCCTGGGAACACGGGCCATTTGAGACGTGGGACCTGCTGGGGGTGGACGAGACGGTGCGCCGCCTGGAGGCCGACGGCCGCCCCATCCCCGCCCTGGTGCGGGCCGTGCTGGAGGCCGACGGTCGCTTCTACCGCCGCCGGAACGGGGTCAGCGAGTACTTTGACGCCTCGGCGGGCGCGTACCGCCCTGTGCCCGAGCCGCCCGGGCTGATCGTCCTCGCCCGGACGCGGGAGCAGGGGCGGGTGGTGGACAGCACCCCCGGCGCCAGCCTGATCGACCTGGGGGATGGCATCGCGTGCCTGGAGTTCCACTCCAAACTCAACACCATCGGCGAGGACACCCTGCGGATGCTGTTCCGCGCCCTGGACGAGGTGGACCGCCGCTTCGAGGGCCTGGTGATCGGCAACCAGGGCCGGGACTTCTCCGCCGGCGCCAACCTCATGCTGCTGCTCCTGCTGGCCCAGGAGGGCAACTGGGAAGACCTGGAGCTTGCGGTGCGCCAGTTCCAGCGCGCCACCCGCGCCCTGCGCTACAGCCCCCGGCCCGTGGTGGCCGCGCCCTTCGGCCGCACCCTGGCCGGCGGGTGCGAGGTGTGCCTGCCGTGCGCGCGGGTGCAGGCGGCGGCGGAGACCTACATGGGCCTGGTGGAGACGGGGGTGGGGCTGATCCCCGCCGGCGGGGGCACCACCGAGATGGTGCGCCGGACGATGGCCCGCCTGCCCGACGACGTCCGGGCCGATCCCCTGCCGCTGCTGCGGTGGGCGTTTGAAACCGTGGCCCGGGCCCGGGTGTCCACCTCCGCCGAGGAGGCCCGCCAGCTGGGCTTCCTGCGGGAGTGCGACGGCATCACCATGAACGCCGACCACCTCCTCGCCGACGCCAAGGAGGTGTGCCTGACCCTGGCCCGCACCGGCTACCGGCCGCCGCTGCCCCAGCCGATCCGCGTGGCCGGCGAGGCCGGCCTGGCCGCCCTGGAGGCCGGCCTGTACCTGATGCGCTCGGGCGGCCACATCACCGAGTACGACGAGGTGGTGGGCCGGCGGCTGGCCTTCGTGATGTGCGGCGGGCGCGTGCCGGCGGGGACCGAGGTCAGCGAGGAGTACCTGCTGGACCTGGAGCGGGAGGCGTTTCTCAGCCTCCTGGGCCAGCCCAAGACCCAGGAGCGGATCCGGCACATGCTGGAGACCGGCAGGCCGCTGAGGAACTGA